In Eulemur rufifrons isolate Redbay chromosome 29, OSU_ERuf_1, whole genome shotgun sequence, one DNA window encodes the following:
- the PALS2 gene encoding protein PALS2, translating to MQQVLENLTELPSSTGAEEIDLIFLKGIMENPIVKSLAKAHEKLEDSKLEAVSDNNLELVNEILEDITPLINVDENVAELVGILKEPHFQSLLEAHDIVASKCYESPPSSPEMNNSSINNQLLPVDAIRILGIHKRAGEPLGVTFRVENNDLVIARILHGGMIDRQGLLHVGDIIKEVNGHEVGNNPKELQELLKNISGSVTLKILPSYRDTITPQQVFVKCHFDYNPYNDNLIPCKEAGLKFSKGEILQIVNREDPNWWQASHVKEGGSAGLIPSQFLEEKRKAFVRRDWDNSGPFCGTISSKKKKKMMYLTTRNAEFDRHEIQIYEEVAKMPPFQRKTLVLIGAQGVGRRSLKNRFIVLNPTRFGTTVPFTSRKPREDEKDGQAYKFVSRSEMEADIKAGKYLEHGEYEGNLYGTKIDSILEVVQTGRTCILDVNPQALKVLRTSEFMPYVVFIAAPELETLRAMHKAVVDAGITTKLLTDSDLKKTVDESARIQRAYNHYFDLIIINDNLDKAFEKLQTAIEKLRMEPQWVPITWVY from the exons GCTCATGAGAAGCTAGAAGATTCAAAACTAGAAGCTGTCAGTGACAATAACTTGGAATTAGTCAATGAAATTCTTGAAGATATCACTCCTTTAATAAATGTGGATGAAAATGTGGCAGAACTGGTTGGTATACTCAAAGAGCCTCACTTCCAG TCGCTCTTGGAGGCCCATGATATTGTGGCATCGAAGTGTTATGAGTCACCTCCATCAAGCCCAGAAATGAATAATTCTTCTATCAATAATCAGTTATTACCAGTAGATGCCATTCGTATTCTTGGTATTCACAAAAGAGCTGGGGAGCCATTG GGTGTAACATTTAGAGTTGAAAATAATGACCTGGTAATTGCCAGAATTCTTCACGGAGGAATGATAGATCGACAAGGTCTACTTCACGTGGGAGATATCATTAAAGAAGTTAATGGCCATGAGGTTGGAAACAATCCAAAGGAATTACAAGAATTACTGAAAAATATTAGTGGAAGTGTCACCCTAAAAATTTTACCAAGTTATAGAGACACCATTACTCCTCAACAG GTATTTGTGAAGTGTCACTTCGATTATAATCCATATAATGATAACCTGATACCCTGTAAAGAAGCAGGATTGAAGTTTTCCAAAGGAGAAATTCTTCAGATTGTAAACAGAGAAGATCCAAATTGGTGGCAG GCTAGCCATGTAAAAGAGGGAGGAAGCGCTGGTCTCATTCCAAGCCAATtcctggaagagaagagaaaggcatTTGTTAGAAGAGACTGGGACAATTCAG GACCTTTTTGTGGAACTATAagtagcaaaaaaaagaaaaagatgatgtATCTGACAACCAGAAATGCAG AATTTGATCGTCATGAGATCCAGATATATGAGGAGGTAGCCAAAATGCCTCCATTCCAAAGAAAAACATTAGTACTAATAGGAGCTCAAGGCGTGGGCCGAAGAAGCTTGAAAAACAGGTTCATAGTATTGAATCCCACTAGATTTGGAACTACAGTGCCAT ttacttCACGGAAACCGAGGGAAGATGAAAAAGATGGCCAGGCATATAAATTTGTGTCACGATCTGAGATGGAAGCAGATATCAAAGCTGGAAAGTATTTGGAACATGGGGAATATGAAGGAAATCTCTATGGAACCAAGATTGATTCTATTCTTGAAGTTGTCCAAACTGGACGAACTTGCATTTTGGACGTCAACCCACAA GCACTGAAAGTGTTGAGGACATCTGAGTTTATGCCCTATGTGGTATTTATCGCTGCTCCAGAGCTAGAGACGTTACGTGCCATGCACAAGGCTGTGGTAGATGCAGGAATCACTACCAAGCTTTTGACG GACTCTGACTTGAAGAAAACAGTGGATGAAAGTGCACGGATTCAGAGAGCATACAACCATTATTTTGATTTGATCATCATAAATGACAATCTAGACAAAGCCTTTGAAAAACTACAAACTGCCATAGAGAAACTGAGAATGGAACCACAGTGGGTCCCCATCACCTGGGTTTACTGA